GCACCCAACTACCAGGCGCCGTAGGCGTGGTGCCGCCCGGCAACACTCCGTTGCAGCCCCTCCGCATTGCCCCGTTGCGAGGTCGCACCGCCCCGTTGCGACCGCTCCGCATCGCCGCCGTCGAGTCGTACTTCGGCGGCTCCCACCGGTACTTCCTCGAAGGCCTGGCCCGGCACAGCCGGCACCGGCTCGAGCTCTTCACCCTGCCGCCGCGAATGTGGAAGTGGCGGGTCCGCGGCGCGGCGCTGCACCTGGCGCCGGCACTCGAAGCGGCAGGTCCTTTCGACGCGCTCCTCTGCTCCGACTTCGTCAACGTCCCGGACCTGCGGGCGCTGCTCCCGTCGGCGCTCCGCACCGTCCCGCTCCTCTATTACCTGCACGAAAACCAGCTCGACTACCCGTTGTCGCCGCACGAGGAGTTCGATCCCTACTTCGGCTTCACCAACGTGCTCTCCTGTCTTTCGGCCGAAGCGGTGGCGTTCAATTCGGAGTTCCATCGGCGGCAGTTCCTGGACCGTTTGCCGGGCTTCCTCCCTCGTTTGCCCGACTACGATCGCCAGCGCGTGGTGGAAACGATCCGCGGCAAGGCGGAAGTGCTGCCCGTCGGGCTCGACCTGGAGGAGCTGGAGCGGTCGCGTCCGGCGGCGAGCTCCCCTCGTCGTTCCCCTGCGGGCACACCGGACTCTCCGCGCCGCCTCCTCTGGAATCATCGCTGGGAGTTCGACAAGGCGCCGGAGCGCTTCTTCGCGGCGCTGGATGTTCTCGTCGCTCGCGACGTGCCCTTCCTCGTGGACGTGGTGGGGGAATCCTTCGTGCGCCAGCCAGGGGTGTTCGAGGCGGCCCATGCCAAGCTGGGCCATCGGATCGGTCGCTTCGGCACCGTGGAGGATCGGGCGGAATACGCGCGCCTCCTCTGGGAGGCGGACATCGTGGTGTCGACGGCGAAGCAGGAATTCTTCGGCATCGCCATGGCCGAAGCGGTCTGGTGCGGGGCCTTTCCCATCGCCCCGCGCGCCTTGGTGTACGAGGATTTCTACGGTGGCGAGGATGCTGCCCGGCATCTCTATCGAGACGACGCGGAGCTGGTGCGACTGCTCGAAGCCGCATTAACGGCGGACTCTCTGACGCCTTCGGCCCGGTTGCGCGAGCGACTCGCCGGGTTCGACTGGCGCGAAGTCGGGCCCCGCTTCGATGCCCGGTTCGAAAGGCTCGTGGAAGGCGCACCCGTTCAGGCGTGATTCAGGGCGCTCCGGCTCAGGCGTGATCCAGCGCGCGCCGGAGCGAGGCCGAGCACAGGCCCACTCCTTTGCTCACACAGAGCTCGGAGACGCTGAGGAGCGAGAGCCGCTACGCGTCAGCCTTCGAAGGCGAGAACTCGCTGCCACTCGGTCTGCAAGCCCTGCTCGCGAATCATCGCTTCGAGCTGCGTCCG
The genomic region above belongs to Candidatus Krumholzibacteriia bacterium and contains:
- a CDS encoding DUF3524 domain-containing protein, translating into MRPLRIAAVESYFGGSHRYFLEGLARHSRHRLELFTLPPRMWKWRVRGAALHLAPALEAAGPFDALLCSDFVNVPDLRALLPSALRTVPLLYYLHENQLDYPLSPHEEFDPYFGFTNVLSCLSAEAVAFNSEFHRRQFLDRLPGFLPRLPDYDRQRVVETIRGKAEVLPVGLDLEELERSRPAASSPRRSPAGTPDSPRRLLWNHRWEFDKAPERFFAALDVLVARDVPFLVDVVGESFVRQPGVFEAAHAKLGHRIGRFGTVEDRAEYARLLWEADIVVSTAKQEFFGIAMAEAVWCGAFPIAPRALVYEDFYGGEDAARHLYRDDAELVRLLEAALTADSLTPSARLRERLAGFDWREVGPRFDARFERLVEGAPVQA